Genomic DNA from Carnobacteriaceae bacterium zg-C25:
ACGAACGATATAACCGTCTTGCGTTAATTCGTTTAATGCACGAATCGCTGTAATGGAACTAACGGAATATTTTTTGATGATTTCCGCTTCGGTATAAAAACGGTCACCGCTTTCGAACTGACCAGATTGGATTTGCTTTTGTAAATCAAATTTGATTTGTAAATACTTCGGTATTTTCATAGGTTACACCTCCTTTTTAAAACTTTATTTATATTATAATAAGTCAAAAAAAAGCTATTGACAAGCAAAAATACATAGGTTATTATATTAATATAAGTTAAGCGCTTTCAACGCTTTTACAAGGGGGAGGTTATGGAAGAATTCAGAGTATCTGATCAGTTTTATCTTAATGGCAAACCGTTCAAAATTCTTTCTGGAGCCATTCATTATTTCCGCGTGCCAAGTGAGGATTGGTATCATTCGTTATATAACTTAAAAGCACTTGGCTTTAATACGGTTGAAACGTATGTGCCGTGGAATTTGCACGAATTTAAAAAGGGGCAGTTCGATTTTTCGGGAATGCTAAATATTGAGGCGTTTTTGGAAACGGCAAAATCATTAGGACTGTATGCTATTGTTAGACCATCACCATTTATTTGTTCTGAATGGGAATTTGGTGGCTTGCCAGCGTGGTTGCTCAATGAAAAAAACATGCGCATACGCTCAAGTGATCCAAAATTTTTAAATACTGTCAATCAATATTTTGATGAATTATTGCCACGATTGGTGAAACATCAACTACATGAAGGTGGCAACATACTCATGTTCCAAGTTGAAAATGAATACGGTTCGTACGGCGAAGATAAAGCGTATTTAAGAGCAATCAAACAGATGATGGAAGAAAAAGGGATAACAATGCCGTTATTCACATCGGATGGACCGTGGCGTGCAACGTTACGAAGCGGTAGTTTGATTGAAGATGATGTGCTGGTTACGGGAAACTTTGGTTCGCGAGCAAACGACAATTTTGACAACATGCAAAAATTCTTTGATGAGCATGGCAAAAAATGGCCACTCATGTGTATGGAATTTTGGGACGGTTGGTTTAATCGCTGGAATGAACCGATTATTAAACGTGATGGCGAAGACTTAGCGCAGTCTGTATTGGAGGCTTTGCAACGAGGCAGTGTAAATCTATACATGTTTCATGGGGGAACAAACTTTGGATTTATGAACGGCTGTTCGGCAAGAGGACGGTTGGATTTGCACCAAATTACGTCATATGATTACGACGCACTTTTAAATGAGCAAGGTAATCCAACACCAAAATATTACGCCGTGCAAAAGATGATGAACGAACATTTCCCACAGTATCCGACAATGGAACCGTTGGTGAAAAAAACAATGCGTTCGCAAGCTGAGTTGAAAAACAGTGTTAATTTATTTGACACGTTACATACGTTAGGGCATCCGGCAAATAGTTTGTATCCGCAAACGATGGAGGCTTTAGGACAAAATATTGGTTACACGTTGTATCGCACAAAAGCGGAAAAAGATGCAAATAGGGAAAGATACCGTGTGATTGACGGTAGTGATTATTTACAGTTTTTTGTAAATGGGGAATTGCTTGCTACTCAATATCAGATGGAAATAGGGGAAGATATATTCGCTGATTTAACACAAGATGTGAATCAAATTGATATTTTAGTGGAAAATATGGGACGTGTAAATTACGGCCATAAATTATTAGCGAATACACAACATAAAGGGATTAGAACAGGTGTGTGTGCCGATTTACATTTTATGACAAATTGGGAACAATACACATTTGAATGGACAAAATGTCCAACTGTTGATTATACGAAAGTTGCAAAACCAAATCGACCAACGTTTTATCAATATGATTTAACGCTTGATGAAGCAGAAGATACATTTTTAGATTTATCTACATTTGGCAAAGGGATTACTTTTGTGAATGGTATCAATGTTGGGAGATATTGGAATGTTGGTCCAATTGGATCGTTATATGTGCCAAAAGCATTTTTAAATGTAGGGCACAACGAGATTGTCGTTTTTGACGTTGAAGGTCAAGGTCAAAACACGTTACAAACTCAAAATGAACATGTTTTAATTGCCGTAACTGGCGAAAATAAATAAAAAGGAGAAAAAATCTATGACAATTGTTGGTGCACGTATCGACGGACGTTTAATTCACGGTCAAGTAGCTAACTTATGGTCTTCAAAATTACAAGTTAGTCGTATCATGGTTATCGATGACAATGTGGCAGAAAACGATGTTGAAAAACAAGGGTTGAAGCTAGCTTGCCCACCTGGAGTAAAATTAAGCGTACTTCCAGTAGCAAAAGCAGCAGAAAACATTTTAGCAGGTAAATATGACTCTCAACGTTTATTTATTGTAGCGCGCTATCCAGATCGTTTCTTACGTTTAGTAGAAGCAGGCGTTCCATTAGAATTATTAAACGTTGGAAATATGTCACAAACATCTGAAACACGTTCTGTGACACGTTCAATTAATGTAGTTGATGCTGATATTGAAGCGTTTGATGCATTAAACGCTAAAGGTGTTAAATTGACTGCACAAATGGTGCCAAATGACGCACCGAAAGATTTCTTACAATTGCTTTCAAGTGTAAGATAACATTATTTTTGGTAATTATTTATTATTACAAAATTATTATAGGAGGATCACTATTATGCAATGGTGGCAAATATTATTATTAACGTTGTACTCATTCTACCAAATTTGTGATGAGTTAACGATTGTTTCATCTGCTGGTTCACCAGTGTTCGCAGGTTTTATCACAGGTCTTGTGATGGGGGATATGCAAACAGGTCTATACATCGGTGGTAACTTACAATTGGTTGTACTTGGTGTAGGTACATTCGGTGGGGCTTCTCGTATCGACGCAACATCAGGTGCGGTTTTAGCAACAGCATTCGCAGTTTCACAAGGATTAAGTGCAGATATTGCAATTTCAACAATTGCGGTACCCGTAGCGGCATTATTAGTTTATACAGATATTGCTGGTCGTTTCTCAACAACATTC
This window encodes:
- a CDS encoding beta-galactosidase, yielding MEEFRVSDQFYLNGKPFKILSGAIHYFRVPSEDWYHSLYNLKALGFNTVETYVPWNLHEFKKGQFDFSGMLNIEAFLETAKSLGLYAIVRPSPFICSEWEFGGLPAWLLNEKNMRIRSSDPKFLNTVNQYFDELLPRLVKHQLHEGGNILMFQVENEYGSYGEDKAYLRAIKQMMEEKGITMPLFTSDGPWRATLRSGSLIEDDVLVTGNFGSRANDNFDNMQKFFDEHGKKWPLMCMEFWDGWFNRWNEPIIKRDGEDLAQSVLEALQRGSVNLYMFHGGTNFGFMNGCSARGRLDLHQITSYDYDALLNEQGNPTPKYYAVQKMMNEHFPQYPTMEPLVKKTMRSQAELKNSVNLFDTLHTLGHPANSLYPQTMEALGQNIGYTLYRTKAEKDANRERYRVIDGSDYLQFFVNGELLATQYQMEIGEDIFADLTQDVNQIDILVENMGRVNYGHKLLANTQHKGIRTGVCADLHFMTNWEQYTFEWTKCPTVDYTKVAKPNRPTFYQYDLTLDEAEDTFLDLSTFGKGITFVNGINVGRYWNVGPIGSLYVPKAFLNVGHNEIVVFDVEGQGQNTLQTQNEHVLIAVTGENK
- a CDS encoding PTS system mannose/fructose/N-acetylgalactosamine-transporter subunit IIB produces the protein MTIVGARIDGRLIHGQVANLWSSKLQVSRIMVIDDNVAENDVEKQGLKLACPPGVKLSVLPVAKAAENILAGKYDSQRLFIVARYPDRFLRLVEAGVPLELLNVGNMSQTSETRSVTRSINVVDADIEAFDALNAKGVKLTAQMVPNDAPKDFLQLLSSVR